One window of Salmo salar chromosome ssa11, Ssal_v3.1, whole genome shotgun sequence genomic DNA carries:
- the ponzr10 gene encoding protein PLANT CADMIUM RESISTANCE 10 — protein MQANIIVHQQVAAPAIKGWNTGLFDCCQDMNSCCYGFWCCPCLACSTTGEFGECTCLPLVDIIGPACMVGFGVPIIVPPASLSMRVAVRHKYGIQQSLCEDIMVSCCCVWCSWCQMAREIKDHKKGCTFRTTQPVAIQVQPPAMTSPQSPNQQGYIMTGPQSPNQQSYVMVEMHPGMMAGPPGIAGGAQIKMATDQHAIAGHSQMTTSNQPAYNPAVMMPPDMYNHMVNTTVSTQPSKC, from the exons ATGCAAGCAAACATAATAGTCCACCAACAGGTGGCAGCACCTGCTATTAAGGGCTGGAACACTGGCCTTTTTGACTGCTGTCAAGACATGAATTCCT gtTGTTATGGTTTCTGGTGCTGTCCTTGCTTAGCCTGCTCCACCACGGGAGAGTTTGGAGAGTGTACCTGTCTGCCATTAGTGGACATCATTGGCCCTGCTTGCATGGTTGGCTTTGGGGTGCCCATCATTGTGCCACCCGCAAGTCTATCCATGCGGGTTGCTGTACGCCACAAATATGGCATTCAG CAAAGCCTCTGTGAGGATATCATGGTGTCCTGCTGCTGTGTCTGGTGCTCATGGTGTCAGATGGCCAGGGAGATCAAAGACCACAAGAAGGGCTGCACTTTCAGAACCACCCAGCCTGTGGCCATCCAAGTGCAGCCTCCAGCCATGACCAGCCCACAGTCCCCCAACCAACAGGGCTACATCATGACCGGCCCACAGTCCCCCAACCAACAGAGCTACGTCATGGTTGAGATGCACCCTGGTATGATGGCAGGGCCCCCTGGCATTGCCGGAGGGGCTCAAATTAAGATGGCAACTGACCAACATGCCATTGCAGGCCATTCACAAATGACAACTTCTAATCAACCTGCCTATAACCCTGCTGTTATGATGCCCCCTGACATGTATAACCATATGGTGAACACCACTGTCTCCACCCAACCATCCAAATGCTGA
- the LOC106563173 gene encoding uncharacterized protein, with the protein MDIIGPAFMAAIGVPVIVPPASLSMRVAVRHKYGIQGSLFEDILVSCFCACCSWCQMAREIKEHKKGCTFITTQPVSIQVQPPTMTTSNVSYMTNQQGYVITGPQSPNQQSYVITGPQSPNQQSYVITGPQSPNQQSYVMTGPQSSSMAEMSPGMMGGPPNMARGGQIKMASDQHAIAGHSQMTTSDPPAYNPAVMMPPDMYNHMVNTTVSTQPSKC; encoded by the exons ATGGACATCATAGGCCCTGCTTTCATGGCTGCTATTGGGGTGCCTGTCATTGTGCCACCCGCAAGTCTGTCCATGCGGGTTGCTGTACGACACAAATATGGCATTCAG GGAAGCCTCTTTGAGGACATCTTGGTGTCCTGCTTCTGTGCCTGTTGCTCGTGGTGTCAGATGGCTAGGGAGATCAAAGAGCACAAGAAGGGCTGCACTTTCATAACCACCCAGCCTGTGTCCATCCAAGTGCAGCCTCCTACCATGACCACTTCAAATGTATCTTACATGACCAACCAACAGGGCTACGTCATAACCGGCCCACAGTCCCCCAACCAACAGAGCTACGTCATAACCGGCCCACAGTCCCCCAACCAACAGAGCTACGTCATAACCGGCCCACAGTCCCCCAACCAACAGAGCTACGTCATGACCGGCCCACAGTCCTCCAGCATGGCTGAGATGTCCCCTGGTATGATGGGAGGGCCCCCTAACATGGCCAGAGGGGGTCAAATTAAGATGGCATCAGACCAACATGCCATTGCAGGCCATTCACAAATGACAACTTCTGATCCACCTGCCTATAACCCTGCTGTTATGATGCCCCCTGACATGTATAACCATATGGTGAACACCACTGTCTCCACCCAACCATCCAAATGCTGA